TGGCATGTTCGGTGGCTTGCGTAAATGTTTTATTATCAGAAATACCAAACCCAATAATTTGAGGGTTTCTAAGATTCATATTAGCAATGCGTTTAAAATAAGTAGTGTTTTCATCCCCAAAACCAGATTGACTTCCTGTGACACTGGCACTACTTACCATATAGATAAATCCATTTGAAATAGAGTCAATAAAATGGATGCGTTCTACACTTGTTTGTGGTGTTATTAAAAACACATTGATTAATCCGTATTTTTCAAACGTAGCTTTGTATGCTTCGTTGTAAACATCTACTGGTAAATCGGGAATAATTAAGCCATCAATACCTATTTCTTGGCATTTTTTGCAGAATGCTTCTACGCCATATTGAAGCATCGGATTAAAATATCCCATAACGATTAATGGAATGGATACCGATTTTCTAATATCTTTTATTTGGTTGAAAAGTACTTCCGTGGTCATGCCATTTTTTAATGCTTGCGTTGAACTCGCTTGAATGGTTGGGCCATCGGCTAATGGGTCGCTAAAAGGCAATCCGATTTCAATCATATCAACACCGCTTTTTTCTAGGTTTTGAATAATGGTTACGGTGTCGTTTAAAGAAGGAAAACCTGCCGTAAAATATATAGAAAGTAACTTTTTGTTTTCTTGTAATTTTTGATTTATTCTGTTCATTATAAATGATTCTTTTTCATTCCCTCGAAGGAGGGAATCTTATTATTTCTAAATGTATTCTGAAAGGTCTTTCCAATCTGGATTCAGGCTGTTTATTAAATTGATTTTCCACCACGATTCCATTTTTTGTTACTAATCAGACTGTTTTTTTTTACCGCAAAGTGCGCTAAGGTTTCCGCAAAGTGCCACAAAGTATGCCCTGAGCAAAACCGAAGGGAACTTATAGGTTATTTATTACTCTTCTTATTCCGTTTTTCAACAATGCAACATTAAAGTTGATCAACAATCCAAGTTTGAAGCCACCAAGCTTCATATATGTTAGTGTTTGTGCCAAATGAACATCATTTAATGCTTCTACACTTTTTATTTCAATAACCAGTTTATGCTCTACCAATATATCTATTCTGTAACCACAATCTAATTTGACTTCTTCAAAAACTAAAGGCATGGGCTTTTCCTTTTCTGCAAACATCCCTGATTGAATGATTTTGTACATTAAACATTCTTTATAGGCGCTCTCAAGTAACCCAGGACCTAATGCTTTATGAACTTCAATGGCCAAACCTATTAGCTTATTAGAGATTTCGTTTTCTGTCATACTACTTTTTTTAACGAC
This genomic window from Mariniflexile sp. TRM1-10 contains:
- the trpA gene encoding tryptophan synthase subunit alpha, giving the protein MNRINQKLQENKKLLSIYFTAGFPSLNDTVTIIQNLEKSGVDMIEIGLPFSDPLADGPTIQASSTQALKNGMTTEVLFNQIKDIRKSVSIPLIVMGYFNPMLQYGVEAFCKKCQEIGIDGLIIPDLPVDVYNEAYKATFEKYGLINVFLITPQTSVERIHFIDSISNGFIYMVSSASVTGSQSGFGDENTTYFKRIANMNLRNPQIIGFGISDNKTFTQATEHAKGAIIGSAFIKFLTNNPISDINKFVKDIKN
- a CDS encoding GxxExxY protein; translation: MTENEISNKLIGLAIEVHKALGPGLLESAYKECLMYKIIQSGMFAEKEKPMPLVFEEVKLDCGYRIDILVEHKLVIEIKSVEALNDVHLAQTLTYMKLGGFKLGLLINFNVALLKNGIRRVINNL